A single Symbiobacterium thermophilum IAM 14863 DNA region contains:
- the istB gene encoding IS21-like element helper ATPase IstB has product MSQELLLDYYLKRLKLPTVRRLYKELARDAAEHNKTFEEYLQALMEQEVIHREDNQLQRRLKAAGFPVPKTLESFDFTVMPSVNKAKILALSKSEYIRDRENILLVGNSGTGKTHLATALGIAACRQGYRVRFWRVGQFVAELQEAQNEHRLSRLEKQWLRFDLVVLDELGYVSLSRPASELLFHFVAARYERGSLIITTNLEFSEWPQVFGDQKMTAALADRVTHKAHIIEMNGESYRFRETLRRQEALKHHPETP; this is encoded by the coding sequence TTGAGCCAGGAACTCCTGCTGGACTACTACCTGAAGCGCCTGAAACTCCCCACAGTCCGGCGGCTGTACAAGGAGCTGGCGCGGGATGCAGCAGAGCACAACAAGACATTTGAGGAGTACCTACAAGCGCTCATGGAACAGGAGGTGATCCATCGGGAAGACAACCAACTCCAGCGCCGTCTCAAGGCCGCCGGCTTCCCTGTTCCCAAAACACTGGAGTCCTTCGACTTCACGGTCATGCCGTCCGTGAACAAGGCCAAGATCCTGGCGCTGAGCAAGAGTGAATACATCCGGGATCGGGAAAACATCCTCCTTGTTGGAAACAGCGGGACAGGTAAGACTCACCTAGCTACAGCACTCGGCATCGCAGCGTGCCGACAGGGCTACCGCGTTCGCTTCTGGCGCGTGGGCCAGTTCGTTGCCGAACTGCAGGAGGCGCAGAACGAGCACCGCCTCAGCCGCCTCGAAAAGCAGTGGCTACGGTTCGACCTCGTCGTGCTGGACGAGCTTGGCTATGTGTCCCTCAGCCGCCCGGCCAGTGAACTGCTCTTCCACTTTGTCGCCGCACGGTACGAGCGGGGCAGCCTGATCATCACGACGAACCTGGAATTCTCGGAATGGCCGCAGGTGTTCGGGGACCAGAAGATGACAGCAGCGTTGGCAGACCGTGTGACTCACAAGGCCCACATCATCGAGATGAATGGGGAGTCGTACCGGTTCCGTGAGACCCTTCGACGGCAGGAAGCTTTGAAGCACCACCCGGAAACACCGTAA
- a CDS encoding O-antigen ligase family protein produces the protein MTGFAAFAVVRAENTTEVRRAIVWVLSLSALVVAVLGLLEYSGFFLEHVALGNVLQVEPRRNRVYTLFQYPNTAAIFFLSALLLQNARLLSSESWTEKIVLAGTSAVLAVACTLTLSRGAVLIAPVSVVLLCIGLSPHQILPSLLHWVTAAALPVALTLWPITRAAAVDAWPTVLLWAAVAALVAALGTGSLRALLQLPRRVQVIAACTLLAALTVVGTVAAPRVFNQLPSVFTRISHLDLRDITQDGRVEFLRDAARLAVRRPWGYGGGGWLRTYTQVQRYNYVARDPHSHYALTLVESGFLGLALLLGALVLAARGAFQARRGDPVRWSMGVAALTLALHAAVDIDLSYYALWLLLWTLIGASQAEGKPLPGKQERRLTFALAFTLATATILVSSTMFLAARSYNDASTAVLVGDNEAALTAGRRAIRLDPLNSQYRTMIPTSENINRALQLDPYNEELWRFVSEILEAQGDVSGALTAARQALELRPMSIEHYERVAELLVGIMTEAVLEGRITESVEIAQKIIALGETMERRGEPSLEKQPVLFPDYLALTWTPRMSLAAGQAYLVTGQFEAADRWLTAALANSQTAPDAALWLHALYTRTGNHEKLASLEPAPSEQARSSPLYAALIGVQ, from the coding sequence ATGACCGGCTTCGCGGCCTTTGCAGTGGTGAGGGCGGAGAACACGACTGAGGTTCGCCGTGCAATCGTGTGGGTTCTGAGTCTGAGCGCACTGGTTGTGGCTGTGCTGGGCTTGCTTGAGTACAGCGGCTTCTTTTTGGAACACGTCGCCCTGGGCAACGTACTTCAAGTCGAACCTCGCCGGAACCGGGTCTACACCCTCTTCCAGTACCCCAACACTGCTGCTATCTTTTTCCTGTCTGCGTTGCTACTGCAGAACGCCCGGCTTCTCTCGTCGGAGTCGTGGACGGAGAAGATCGTGCTGGCAGGGACTTCGGCCGTGCTCGCAGTAGCTTGCACCCTAACCCTATCTCGCGGTGCAGTGCTCATCGCACCTGTAAGCGTGGTATTGCTGTGCATTGGCTTGTCGCCGCACCAGATTCTTCCCTCTCTTCTTCACTGGGTGACCGCCGCTGCACTGCCGGTAGCTTTGACGTTGTGGCCAATTACACGTGCGGCGGCGGTCGATGCCTGGCCAACGGTCCTACTGTGGGCCGCGGTGGCTGCCCTGGTGGCTGCCCTGGGTACTGGGAGCCTGCGAGCACTGCTACAGCTTCCGAGGCGAGTGCAAGTTATCGCCGCGTGCACTCTCCTCGCTGCCCTAACGGTTGTTGGAACTGTAGCTGCCCCTCGCGTCTTCAACCAGCTACCCTCCGTTTTCACTCGCATTTCGCACCTGGACCTCAGGGATATTACACAAGACGGTCGCGTCGAGTTTCTTCGTGATGCAGCGCGACTAGCTGTACGACGACCGTGGGGTTACGGCGGGGGCGGATGGCTTCGCACCTACACGCAAGTGCAGCGATACAACTACGTCGCTCGAGACCCTCACAGCCACTATGCGCTTACCCTGGTCGAATCTGGCTTTCTGGGACTTGCGCTACTACTCGGAGCCCTGGTGCTCGCTGCGCGAGGCGCCTTTCAAGCCCGGAGAGGCGACCCCGTCCGCTGGTCGATGGGGGTTGCGGCACTTACGCTGGCTCTACACGCAGCAGTAGACATCGACCTCTCCTACTACGCTCTCTGGTTACTACTCTGGACCCTGATCGGAGCGTCGCAAGCCGAGGGTAAGCCTCTTCCGGGAAAGCAAGAACGCCGGCTAACATTTGCGCTGGCGTTCACGCTGGCCACGGCCACGATACTCGTGAGTAGCACCATGTTTCTTGCTGCGCGCTCGTACAACGACGCTAGTACTGCAGTGTTAGTGGGTGACAACGAAGCAGCACTGACGGCTGGCCGCCGGGCGATCCGGTTGGATCCACTTAACAGTCAATACCGTACTATGATTCCCACTTCAGAAAACATCAACCGGGCTCTTCAACTTGACCCGTATAACGAAGAACTTTGGAGGTTTGTCTCAGAAATTTTGGAAGCGCAAGGGGATGTATCCGGGGCGCTAACTGCTGCACGGCAAGCCCTTGAACTTCGTCCGATGTCAATCGAGCATTATGAACGTGTGGCAGAATTGCTCGTCGGCATCATGACGGAAGCCGTACTAGAGGGTCGCATAACGGAGTCCGTAGAGATCGCTCAAAAGATAATTGCGTTGGGTGAGACAATGGAGCGACGAGGCGAACCCTCTCTGGAGAAGCAACCAGTGTTGTTTCCAGATTACCTGGCACTCACGTGGACGCCGCGTATGAGCTTGGCCGCAGGGCAGGCATACTTGGTTACGGGGCAGTTCGAGGCGGCGGACAGATGGTTAACGGCGGCACTAGCCAACTCACAGACAGCGCCCGACGCCGCTCTTTGGCTACACGCCCTGTACACTCGTACCGGGAATCACGAGAAGCTGGCATCACTGGAACCCGCACCGTCTGAACAGGCACGAAGCTCCCCGCTTTACGCTGCCCTAATCGGTGTTCAGTAA
- a CDS encoding ATP-binding protein, with product MAEAASILFLGPPGVGKSHFAVALAVEAIHQGIGAYLSVPAISWKTSVELVRRQVREAHTGPHVAETPDYRRTGLPDAYPSRSQFALPVSQLPL from the coding sequence GTGGCCGAAGCGGCAAGCATTCTCTTTCTCGGTCCCCCGGGGGTCGGCAAGAGCCACTTCGCAGTTGCACTGGCCGTTGAGGCCATCCACCAAGGGATCGGCGCCTACTTGTCAGTGCCCGCCATCTCGTGGAAGACCTCCGTCGAACTCGTGCGGAGACAGGTTCGAGAAGCGCATACGGGTCCACACGTCGCCGAGACTCCCGATTATCGACGAACAGGGCTACCTGACGCTTACCCCAGTAGAAGCCAGTTTGCTCTTCCAGTTAGTCAACTCCCGCTATGA
- the istA gene encoding IS21 family transposase has protein sequence MRKIREILRLKWEVGLSARQIARSLSISHSTVLDMLRRLECSGLSWPLPNIDDAELEAKLYPGNPQGLVERPLPDMAYIHRELARKGVTLQLLWWEYKQNHPDGLQYSQFCQRYRQWRSKLDVVLRQPHRAGEQMQVDFAGDTVPIHDRETGEVWQAPIFVAVLPASNYTFAKAYPAQDLRSWIKAHCDALEFFGGVPEIIVPDNPKAGVTRACRYEPDLNPAYQEMAAHYGAAVIPARPRSPRDKAKVENAVLVVERWILAALRNHTFFSLHDANRAIREAVARLNDRPFQKLEGTRRSLYETLDKPALRPLPPQRYEFAEWRKAKVNLDYHVEVDRNYYSVPYPLVGETVDIRLTDGLVEILHRGKRVACHPRATGRGRSVTQIQHMAASHRRHREWTPSKLRRWAESVGPHTAQLVVTILEEKPHPEQGFRSCLGIIHLARKYGSDRLEAAAARACAARTFSYSSVKSILAHNLDQAPLPGPPDNQATPVHPNLRGPDYYAGGGP, from the coding sequence ATGCGCAAGATCAGAGAGATCCTTCGCTTGAAGTGGGAGGTCGGGCTCTCCGCCCGGCAGATTGCCCGGAGCCTCTCGATCTCGCACAGCACCGTGCTGGACATGCTTCGGCGGCTTGAATGCTCCGGTCTTTCCTGGCCGCTGCCGAACATCGACGACGCAGAACTTGAGGCCAAGCTTTACCCAGGAAACCCCCAAGGGCTAGTAGAGCGGCCCTTGCCAGACATGGCCTACATCCACCGGGAACTGGCCCGAAAAGGGGTTACCCTGCAGCTCCTGTGGTGGGAATATAAGCAGAATCATCCAGATGGGCTGCAGTACAGCCAGTTCTGCCAGCGATACCGGCAGTGGCGTTCCAAGCTCGATGTCGTTCTCCGGCAACCGCATCGGGCAGGTGAGCAGATGCAGGTGGATTTCGCCGGCGATACCGTGCCCATTCATGACCGCGAGACGGGAGAGGTTTGGCAGGCTCCGATCTTTGTTGCCGTTCTGCCGGCCAGCAATTACACCTTTGCCAAGGCCTATCCGGCTCAGGACCTGCGTTCCTGGATCAAAGCCCACTGCGACGCCCTGGAGTTCTTCGGTGGCGTTCCAGAGATCATCGTGCCGGACAATCCGAAGGCCGGCGTCACCCGCGCTTGCCGCTACGAACCGGATCTCAACCCGGCTTATCAGGAAATGGCGGCCCATTACGGCGCTGCGGTCATTCCGGCAAGACCCCGCAGCCCCAGGGATAAGGCGAAAGTCGAAAACGCGGTCCTGGTGGTGGAGCGCTGGATTCTTGCCGCCCTGCGGAACCACACCTTTTTCAGTCTTCACGACGCGAACCGGGCAATTCGAGAGGCCGTGGCCAGACTCAACGACCGACCGTTCCAAAAACTCGAAGGAACGCGCCGGAGCCTGTACGAAACGCTGGACAAGCCGGCGTTGCGCCCTTTACCGCCGCAGCGTTATGAGTTTGCTGAGTGGCGGAAAGCCAAGGTCAATCTCGACTACCATGTCGAGGTCGACCGCAACTACTACAGTGTCCCGTACCCGTTGGTTGGGGAGACGGTGGATATCCGCCTCACGGACGGCCTGGTGGAAATCTTGCACCGGGGAAAACGAGTAGCCTGCCATCCACGGGCGACCGGCCGTGGACGGTCCGTCACCCAGATTCAGCACATGGCAGCCTCCCACCGCCGGCATCGGGAATGGACCCCGTCCAAGTTGCGGCGTTGGGCGGAATCGGTCGGACCCCACACGGCGCAGTTGGTGGTGACGATCCTGGAGGAGAAGCCGCATCCGGAGCAGGGCTTCCGGTCGTGCCTTGGCATCATCCACCTGGCCAGGAAGTATGGCTCCGACCGTCTCGAAGCGGCCGCCGCCCGGGCATGTGCGGCCCGGACGTTCAGCTACAGCAGTGTGAAGTCCATCCTGGCCCATAACCTCGATCAAGCGCCGCTGCCTGGCCCGCCGGACAACCAAGCCACTCCGGTGCATCCCAATCTGCGGGGCCCCGACTATTACGCAGGGGGAGGGCCGTAA
- a CDS encoding oligosaccharide flippase family protein, translated as MLIRHSFLYLGAHGVPVLIRVATLSVLTWLLTPGEYGIYTMVVAVVGMTNAVGFHWLRVSLLRFLPSAQGEGGRGALLSTIAVAYCIEVVVLSVLGGLAAIIFGFPQWILVTLLLLWTQAWLELEVEVTRVQLNPVKYGVLLTTRALLGLTLSSGLAYLGGGAIGALWGLVIANLVPAAWSYWRNRYMWVVRGFDWRVMRQIWTFGLPLATTSTLNYGVSTVDRFILGFMVGAEAAGLYAVAYDLPFQSLGALMTVTNLAGMPLAIRTLENEGIAAARRQLSANCVVLLGLGVPATLGIILLAPNVAGVFFGPEFQMDVARLIPVIAVGTLLEGVKTYYLDQAFQLAKNTLAQVGVAVLTAISKVGLTIILVHHFGLVGAAYSTVISFLIAAMLSWGVGRNIFAMPFPVGSLVKIVVATLIMGWLIAPLARYRGPLALGGQVIAGVLVYMCTAVLLNVGELRVHLINTIETWRLHRRSKATGSYSLGSDHKNDF; from the coding sequence ATGTTAATTCGACATAGTTTCCTTTACTTAGGGGCACACGGAGTTCCAGTACTGATCAGAGTAGCGACCCTATCTGTCTTGACCTGGTTGTTAACACCGGGTGAATATGGGATTTATACCATGGTCGTGGCGGTGGTTGGTATGACAAACGCGGTCGGTTTTCACTGGCTTCGTGTCAGTCTCCTACGATTTCTTCCATCTGCTCAAGGTGAGGGGGGGCGTGGCGCTCTACTCTCCACAATTGCAGTAGCGTACTGCATAGAAGTGGTTGTGTTGAGCGTGTTGGGTGGTCTGGCAGCCATCATCTTTGGGTTCCCTCAGTGGATCCTGGTCACTTTACTACTTTTATGGACGCAGGCTTGGTTGGAGTTGGAAGTTGAAGTTACCAGAGTTCAGTTGAATCCAGTTAAGTATGGTGTCTTGTTGACCACTAGGGCTTTGCTTGGTCTCACATTAAGCAGTGGCCTTGCGTATTTAGGGGGCGGGGCCATTGGGGCGCTCTGGGGACTTGTCATCGCGAACTTGGTGCCTGCCGCTTGGTCGTATTGGCGTAATCGCTACATGTGGGTTGTGAGGGGCTTCGATTGGAGGGTTATGCGTCAAATCTGGACATTTGGTTTACCCCTCGCGACCACATCGACACTCAACTATGGTGTGAGCACTGTGGATCGATTTATCCTTGGATTCATGGTGGGGGCGGAGGCAGCGGGTCTCTATGCTGTGGCATATGATCTTCCTTTTCAGAGTTTAGGTGCTCTGATGACGGTGACTAACCTGGCAGGAATGCCCCTGGCAATTCGTACACTAGAGAATGAGGGTATTGCGGCCGCACGTCGACAGCTTAGTGCGAACTGTGTAGTTCTCCTCGGCCTGGGCGTGCCCGCAACTCTTGGCATAATTTTACTAGCTCCGAACGTCGCTGGCGTGTTTTTTGGTCCTGAGTTCCAGATGGACGTCGCTCGTCTGATACCGGTGATTGCGGTAGGCACTCTACTTGAAGGAGTGAAGACCTATTATTTGGACCAAGCATTTCAGTTGGCCAAGAACACTTTGGCCCAGGTTGGTGTAGCTGTCCTCACCGCCATCTCAAAAGTTGGGCTGACCATTATTCTCGTGCATCACTTCGGATTGGTCGGAGCGGCCTATTCAACAGTGATCTCATTCCTTATTGCTGCCATGCTGAGTTGGGGAGTTGGAAGGAACATTTTTGCAATGCCGTTTCCTGTCGGGAGCCTAGTCAAGATAGTAGTGGCTACGCTTATTATGGGTTGGCTCATTGCACCTCTTGCCAGATATCGTGGCCCGTTGGCCCTCGGTGGACAAGTTATCGCAGGGGTGCTGGTCTATATGTGTACAGCGGTCCTTCTGAATGTTGGTGAGTTGCGGGTACATTTGATCAACACCATTGAGACGTGGCGGCTACATCGCCGTTCCAAAGCGACGGGAAGTTACAGCTTAGGGTCCGATCACAAGAACGACTTCTAG
- a CDS encoding IS1182-like element ISSyth1 family transposase encodes MSKKTYRPYEPNQLLLLPPALQDWLPHDHFAYFLSDVVDSLDLSQIERTYERELRGYPPYHPRMMVKVLLYAYCNGVYSSRKIERRLQEDVAFRVLAANNQPDFRTISDFRKRHLKALSDLFLQVVKICKKAGLVRLGHVALDGTKIKANASKHKAMSYSRMVEEEQRLKAEIAELLQKAEQADQAEDHRFGPHRRGDELPEELRFRERRLAKIQEAKAALEAEARLRAGADEHEPPEEPGPKGPKGGRRRKRPKAEPAPTAQRNFTDPDSRIMKGSDKQFIQGYNAQAVVDADTQIVVAAAVTNQAADAPHLIPMMEQVETNVDEMPEEVSADAGYFSEQNVQWLLQRRINPYIPPEKQRHSERRRAKSPRGPIPKGATLRDRMRRKLQLKRHAERYRKREQSIEPVFGQIKEARGFRQFHLRGLEAVNGEWLLVCLCHNLLKLYAFRQAG; translated from the coding sequence ATGAGCAAGAAGACGTATCGACCGTATGAGCCCAATCAGCTGTTGCTGCTGCCCCCTGCCCTGCAGGACTGGCTTCCGCATGACCATTTCGCTTATTTCCTGAGTGATGTCGTGGACTCACTCGATCTAAGCCAAATCGAACGGACATACGAGCGAGAGCTGCGAGGTTACCCACCGTACCATCCGCGGATGATGGTCAAGGTGCTGCTGTACGCCTACTGCAACGGCGTCTACTCCTCTCGCAAGATCGAACGCCGGCTGCAGGAGGACGTAGCCTTCCGCGTCCTTGCGGCCAACAACCAGCCCGACTTCCGGACGATCAGCGATTTCCGGAAGCGGCATCTAAAGGCCCTCTCCGACCTGTTCCTGCAAGTGGTCAAGATCTGCAAGAAGGCCGGGCTGGTTCGCCTGGGTCATGTGGCCCTGGACGGCACCAAGATCAAGGCCAACGCCTCCAAGCACAAGGCGATGAGCTACAGCCGGATGGTGGAGGAAGAACAACGCCTGAAGGCGGAGATCGCAGAGCTGCTCCAGAAAGCCGAGCAAGCTGACCAGGCCGAGGATCACCGCTTCGGCCCACATCGTCGTGGGGATGAACTGCCCGAAGAACTCCGCTTCCGTGAGCGGCGGCTGGCCAAGATTCAAGAAGCCAAGGCTGCTCTGGAAGCCGAAGCGCGCCTGAGGGCCGGCGCTGACGAACATGAGCCTCCCGAGGAGCCGGGACCCAAGGGGCCCAAGGGCGGTCGTCGGCGGAAGCGGCCGAAGGCAGAACCCGCACCAACAGCGCAGCGCAACTTTACGGATCCCGATTCCCGGATCATGAAAGGCTCTGATAAGCAGTTCATCCAGGGGTACAACGCCCAGGCCGTCGTCGATGCCGATACGCAGATTGTCGTCGCTGCTGCCGTAACAAACCAGGCGGCAGATGCTCCGCACTTGATCCCCATGATGGAGCAGGTCGAAACCAATGTCGATGAGATGCCGGAGGAGGTTTCTGCCGATGCAGGGTACTTCAGTGAGCAAAACGTTCAGTGGCTCTTGCAGCGGCGAATCAATCCCTACATTCCTCCGGAGAAGCAGCGGCACAGCGAACGTCGCCGTGCGAAATCACCACGCGGCCCGATTCCCAAGGGAGCAACGCTTCGGGATCGGATGCGGCGGAAACTGCAGCTAAAGCGACACGCCGAGCGCTACCGAAAGCGAGAGCAGAGCATTGAGCCGGTCTTCGGGCAGATCAAGGAGGCTCGTGGTTTCCGGCAGTTCCATCTCCGTGGACTGGAAGCAGTCAACGGGGAATGGCTTCTTGTGTGCCTTTGCCACAATCTCTTGAAGCTCTACGCGTTCAGGCAGGCCGGATAG
- the istA gene encoding IS21 family transposase — protein MKIEMAHVERIRWLLHVEGKSQRQVAKALGISRKTVAKYAQLTKVPRYQRQKPAQPVVLTPEFQAEIERRLAENEILPRKQRWTGRTIYEDLVALGYQGSEPTVRRYIAKIRKLKRVQPAFIPLAHDPGESIEVDWGEAVVVLDGAEVTVQILCVRLRWSGMPVVIAYPTQRQEAMFDGLRRALERLSGVPRRMTLDNLKQAVKRILEGRNREEQDAFLSFRTHYLIDSNFCNPASGNEKGSVENLVGLAQRYIVGPHREARTWDELNAILWQRCLEYARRIPQGSTQSILERWEEEKKYLRPLPARPFDCCKVALVSSNKVSCVTFETCRYSVPVQYANRPLQVRAYWDRIDIYAGQEKIASHLRCYERNREILDLDHYLELLHVKPGALEQAKPYRMAQLPPVYHQFRAEMQAQGRSDREFIEILMLHRAYSVSEVSTALELALAQRTACYTAVKQLLAVQPDLGAEASTSTAGELAGIRVQQPSLAEYNRLLKGGVVH, from the coding sequence ATGAAGATCGAGATGGCTCATGTTGAGCGTATCAGATGGCTCCTTCATGTGGAAGGGAAATCGCAGCGACAGGTGGCGAAGGCGCTCGGAATCTCTCGGAAAACAGTCGCTAAATACGCACAGCTGACTAAAGTGCCGCGCTACCAGCGGCAGAAGCCGGCTCAGCCCGTGGTGCTGACCCCGGAGTTTCAGGCAGAGATCGAGCGGCGACTCGCGGAAAACGAGATTTTGCCCCGCAAACAACGGTGGACCGGAAGGACTATCTACGAGGACCTGGTTGCCCTGGGCTACCAGGGCAGCGAACCTACCGTCCGGCGTTACATCGCCAAGATCCGGAAGCTGAAGCGAGTGCAGCCGGCCTTCATCCCCCTCGCCCACGACCCCGGTGAGAGCATCGAGGTGGATTGGGGTGAGGCGGTAGTGGTCCTCGACGGTGCAGAAGTCACAGTCCAGATCCTGTGTGTCCGCTTACGTTGGAGCGGCATGCCGGTTGTGATTGCGTATCCGACTCAGCGGCAGGAAGCCATGTTCGACGGCCTCCGGCGGGCGCTGGAGCGCTTGAGCGGAGTTCCCCGCCGTATGACCCTGGACAACCTGAAGCAGGCGGTGAAACGAATCCTGGAAGGCCGCAACCGGGAAGAGCAGGATGCCTTCCTGAGCTTCCGCACCCACTACCTCATCGACAGCAACTTCTGCAATCCGGCTTCCGGTAACGAGAAAGGCTCGGTAGAGAATCTGGTCGGTCTCGCCCAGCGTTACATCGTCGGGCCACACCGGGAAGCCAGAACCTGGGACGAACTCAACGCCATTCTGTGGCAGCGGTGCCTGGAGTATGCCAGGCGTATCCCCCAGGGCTCGACGCAGTCCATCCTGGAGCGCTGGGAGGAGGAGAAGAAGTACCTGCGCCCTCTCCCTGCCCGGCCATTCGATTGCTGCAAGGTGGCGCTGGTTTCCAGCAACAAGGTGTCCTGCGTGACGTTCGAGACCTGCCGCTACTCCGTACCGGTTCAGTATGCGAACCGGCCACTGCAAGTGCGGGCCTACTGGGACCGGATCGACATTTACGCCGGGCAGGAGAAGATTGCCAGTCATCTCCGTTGCTACGAGCGCAACCGGGAGATCCTCGATCTGGACCACTACCTGGAACTCCTTCACGTAAAGCCAGGGGCGCTAGAGCAGGCGAAACCCTACCGGATGGCGCAGCTTCCGCCCGTTTACCACCAGTTCCGGGCCGAGATGCAGGCGCAGGGCCGCAGTGACCGGGAGTTCATCGAGATCCTTATGCTGCACCGCGCCTATTCGGTTTCAGAGGTAAGTACCGCTCTGGAGCTGGCCCTGGCCCAGCGAACGGCTTGCTACACGGCTGTCAAGCAACTCCTTGCTGTTCAGCCGGATCTTGGAGCCGAGGCATCGACCTCCACCGCCGGGGAACTGGCCGGCATTCGGGTCCAGCAACCCTCACTGGCCGAGTACAACCGGCTCCTGAAAGGGGGTGTGGTGCATTGA
- the istB gene encoding IS21-like element helper ATPase IstB: protein MPLQTTIERLREMRLRGMADALVRQQQQPELQSLSFEERLELLVDQEWLDRQNRRLARLLKEAKFRVAACMEDVDYQHPRGLDRTVMRSLAACQWVEYGQHILIVGPTGVGKTFIACALGNAACRHGYTVRYYRVPRLLAELATARVDGSLRRILNTLARTDVLILDDWGLAPISVAESRDLLEVIDDRTQARSTVIASQLPIETWHSVIGDATVADAILDRLVHGAHKLNLKRESMRKIANLQTSQSSMA from the coding sequence ATGCCCTTGCAGACGACGATTGAAAGGCTTCGGGAAATGCGGCTTCGCGGCATGGCTGACGCCCTGGTGCGCCAACAGCAGCAACCTGAACTCCAGTCCCTGTCGTTCGAGGAACGTCTGGAACTCCTCGTGGATCAGGAATGGCTCGACCGGCAAAACCGGCGCCTGGCTCGGCTTCTCAAAGAGGCGAAATTCCGCGTGGCCGCATGCATGGAGGATGTTGACTACCAGCATCCGCGCGGCCTGGACCGAACCGTCATGCGGAGCCTCGCCGCATGCCAGTGGGTCGAGTACGGCCAGCACATCCTGATTGTTGGACCCACCGGTGTGGGGAAAACGTTTATCGCGTGCGCCCTGGGCAACGCCGCCTGCCGGCACGGCTACACCGTTCGCTACTACCGAGTGCCGCGACTCCTTGCCGAGCTGGCTACCGCTCGGGTTGATGGCTCCCTTCGCCGCATCCTCAACACCCTGGCCCGGACCGATGTACTGATCCTGGACGACTGGGGTCTCGCTCCCATCTCTGTGGCGGAATCCCGAGACCTTCTCGAAGTCATCGATGATCGTACACAGGCACGGTCGACAGTGATTGCCTCGCAGTTGCCGATCGAAACGTGGCACAGTGTGATCGGCGACGCTACCGTAGCCGATGCGATCTTGGACCGCCTGGTACATGGTGCGCACAAACTGAACCTGAAGAGGGAATCCATGCGGAAGATAGCGAACCTCCAGACATCCCAGTCGAGCATGGCTTAG
- a CDS encoding glycosyltransferase, which produces MRVLMISEPLAWAGAERMEVLYCDLISQIAKAEVVIACPRPWVARFKSELGAKARVIELRDYNPASGLSWGRLRAVAQAIEDIKPDIVHTNEARMRVAVQLVRRLPPFRSGTFKHIHMQHIREVWRKSYLPERILTGSGPDLWIAVSHSVREFLINCRRVKPTSILFVPNYLALVHQYSPIESHDPGLRDSLGVSHDEVLIVAAGRLERQKGFDILIQAAHQLTSRCNAFRIVIAGEGSERERLQGLIEEYGLVERVRLLGWRNDLQELYSVADVFVLSSRWEGMPLTLIEALMSGPALVATKVDGVVDVMAGNHEVCGLIVPPDDPKALSDALFTVVADSKCRHELRKRVRQRATEMRHESNALPRLLDQAYQMS; this is translated from the coding sequence GTGAGGGTGTTGATGATTTCTGAACCACTTGCTTGGGCAGGAGCAGAACGAATGGAAGTGCTTTACTGCGACCTCATCTCGCAAATTGCAAAGGCTGAGGTGGTTATCGCCTGTCCCAGACCTTGGGTTGCACGATTCAAGAGCGAACTGGGTGCGAAGGCAAGGGTTATTGAATTACGAGATTATAACCCAGCGTCCGGTCTCTCGTGGGGACGATTGCGCGCAGTGGCTCAGGCCATCGAAGACATTAAGCCTGACATTGTCCATACCAACGAGGCTAGAATGCGAGTTGCTGTGCAGCTAGTTCGGAGGCTGCCCCCATTCCGTTCGGGTACCTTCAAACATATTCACATGCAGCACATTAGGGAGGTGTGGCGCAAGAGTTACCTGCCAGAGCGCATTCTTACCGGCAGTGGCCCTGACTTGTGGATAGCGGTGTCACACTCAGTGCGGGAGTTTCTCATCAATTGCCGTCGTGTGAAGCCAACCTCGATCCTTTTCGTGCCTAACTACCTGGCGTTGGTACATCAGTACAGTCCTATCGAAAGCCACGATCCGGGATTGAGGGACTCCCTAGGAGTTAGCCACGATGAAGTGTTGATTGTGGCTGCTGGTCGACTTGAGCGCCAGAAGGGGTTTGATATCCTTATTCAGGCCGCTCACCAGTTGACCAGTCGCTGTAACGCCTTTCGGATTGTGATAGCCGGGGAAGGTTCTGAGAGAGAAAGGCTTCAAGGTTTAATCGAGGAGTACGGCCTCGTGGAGAGAGTTCGGTTGCTTGGCTGGAGGAACGACTTGCAAGAACTCTATTCAGTTGCGGACGTATTCGTACTATCGTCACGGTGGGAAGGAATGCCATTAACCCTCATAGAGGCGTTAATGTCGGGACCGGCTTTGGTTGCTACCAAAGTGGATGGCGTTGTTGATGTTATGGCCGGTAATCACGAGGTTTGCGGATTGATCGTTCCTCCTGACGATCCGAAGGCTCTTAGTGATGCCCTTTTCACAGTAGTCGCGGACAGTAAATGTCGGCATGAGTTAAGGAAGCGGGTGCGCCAACGTGCTACTGAGATGCGACACGAAAGTAATGCCCTGCCACGACTATTAGATCAAGCTTATCAGATGAGTTAG